A section of the Telopea speciosissima isolate NSW1024214 ecotype Mountain lineage chromosome 3, Tspe_v1, whole genome shotgun sequence genome encodes:
- the LOC122655904 gene encoding pentatricopeptide repeat-containing protein At2g29760, chloroplastic-like: MYKDPANHIALDSSENFIIPGYFLCSILQSTMRSTTITKLLKLGGSHLFLIKNCSDMKELMKFHCQFITNGLSNETIFLSALLSFSAISVAGDLGYARLVFNHIDSPNVFMFNTMIRGYAWSATPHEAISLYIQMLNSGLFPNKYTFPVMVKASSRISDPIGGKAIHGSIIKFGYGSDIYVLNSLMHMYERLGLSNAIFDLFDEISEPDVVSWNVVIDNFAQHGYLNEALTAFTEMCCSGVEPNAVTFLGLMSACSKSQNLYLAKLIHGYVMKKDMQVTPNLENGLLDMYVKVRDVESARRLFNMMPEKSVISWTSMIDGLLRDGEVENARLLFDQIPSRDTTSWNAMLNGFILAGDMISAEQHFNIIPEKDLVSWNSIIVGFVQNKRSVNALYLFRVMQISGVKPDRVTLVSVLSVGGFLGALDHGEMIHSYMEKQNIKEEEVEVALMDMYCKCGAPPEAVKMFHGMLRKTVLAWSAMIVGLAMNNLAKDALDFFSHMKNAGIKPNEITFIGVLCACSYAGLVEQGRWFFNAMNQVYGIQPRNEHYGCMVDILGRAGLLSEAEMLIQSMPMIPDAGVWGALLGACKLHGEFPMAERVGKILTEIDPYHSGRYVLLSNIYASQKRWHDVENVREMMKAHGVRKKPGFSLIELRGKMHQFLVGDTSIAP; the protein is encoded by the coding sequence ATGTATAAAGACCCAGCTAATCACATAGCATTGGACAGTTCTGAGAATTTCATCATTCCTGGTTATTTTTTATGCTCAATATTGCAGTCCACAATGAGATCAACCACCATAACAAAACTACTCAAGTTAGGCGGTTCACATCTTTTCCTGATAAAGAATTGTTCAGACATGAAAGAATTAATGAAGTTCCACTGTCAGTTTATCACAAATGGGCTTTCCAATGAAACCATCTTTCTCAGCgcccttctctccttctctgcaATCTCTGTTGCTGGGGACTTGGGTTATGCTCGATTAGTTTTTAATCACATAGATTCACCTAATGTGTTCATGTTCAATACCATGATTAGAGGGTATGCTTGGAGTGCTACACCTCATGAAGCCATCTCTCTTTATATTCAAATGCTCAATTCTGGATTATTTCCTAATAAGTACACATTCCCAGTCATGGTCAAAGCCTCATCAAGAATTTCAGACCCAATTGGTGGAAAAGCCATCCATGGTTCCATAATCAAGTTTGGATATGGTTCAGATATCTATGTTTTGAATTCTCTCATGCATATGTACGAGAGACTTGGGTTGTCAAATGCAATCTTCGACCTATTTGATGAAATTTCTGAACCTGATGTAGTCTCATGGAATGTTGTTATTGATAATTTTGCCCAACATGGTTACCTTAACGAGGCCTTGACTGCATTCACTGAAATGTGTTGTTCTGGGGTTGAACCAAACGCAGTTACATTTCTTGGTCTTATGTCTGCCTGCTCCAAATCACAGAACTTGTATCTGGCAAAGTTGATCCATGGATATGTTATGAAGAAAGATATGCAGGTTACTCCAAATCTTGAAAACGGTTTACTTGATATGTATGTAAAAGTTAGAGATGTGGAATCTGCTAGAAGACTGTTCAATATGATGCCTGAGAAATCAGTCATCTCTTGGACCTCCATGATTGATGGTCTTCTGCGAGACGGGGAGGTGGAAAATGCACGTTTATTATTTGATCAGATTCCAAGCAGGGATACCACATCTTGGAATGCGATGTTGAATGGTTTTATATTGGCTGGAGACATGATCTCTGCAGAACAGCACTTCAATATAATTCCTGAGAAGGATTTGGTTTCATGGAACAGCATAATTGTTGGGTTTGTTCAAAACAAGAGGTCTGTGAATGCCTTGTATCTTTTCAGGGTAATGCAGATTTCAGGAGTGAAGCCAGACCGAGTAACACTTGTAAGTGTTTTGTCTGTGGGTGGGTTTCTAGGTGCTCTGGACCATGGTGAGATGATTCACTCTTATATGGAGAAACAGAACATAAAAGAGGAAGAGGTTGAGGTGGCTCTAATGGATATGTACTGCAAGTGTGGGGCTCCACCGGAAGCTGTAAAGATGTTCCATGGAATGCTTAGGAAGACAGTGTTGGCTTGGAGTGCCATGATTGTTGGCTTGGCCATGAACAACCTCGCCAAGGATGCTCTGGATTTCTTCTCTCATATGAAGAACGCTGGAATAAAACCAAATGAGATAACATTCATCGGTGTTCTATGTGCTTGCAGTTATGCTGGCTTAGTTGAACAAGGTCGATGGTTCTTCAATGCAATGAACCAGGTGTATGGTATCCAGCCAAGAAATGAGCATTATGGGTGCATGGTCGACATTCTAGGCCGTGCAGGGCTGTTAAGCGAAGCAGAGATGTTGATTCAGAGCATGCCCATGATACCCGATGCAGGTGTCTGGGGAGCTCTACTTGGTGCATGTAAGCTTCATGGTGAGTTTCCCATGGCTGAAAGGGTGGGCAAAATCCTGACCGAAATCGATCCATATCACTCTGGGCGTTACGTTCTTCTTTCCAACATCTATGCTTCACAAAAGAGGTGGCACGATGTGGAGAATGTGAGAGAGATGATGAAAGCCCATGGAGTCCGGAAGAAGCCTGGTTTCAGTCTGATCGAGCTGCGAGGTAAGATGCACCAGTTTCTGGTAGGGGATACATCAATCGCACCCTGA